A single window of Scomber scombrus chromosome 12, fScoSco1.1, whole genome shotgun sequence DNA harbors:
- the LOC133992148 gene encoding phytanoyl-CoA hydroxylase-interacting protein-like encodes MEVPGLAHNITSPLSPCEGMIKDLSLDAIQLCERDGSKSQDGSISEMEELPVPQNIKISNITCDSFKICWDMEPRSKERITHYFIDLNKKENKNSNKFKHKDVPTKLVAKAVPLPMTVRGHWFLSPRTEYTVAVQTASKQTDGDYAVSEWSEIIEFCTADYSTVHLNQLLEKAEVIAGRMLRFSVFYRNQNKEYFDHAREAQENRMLPSVKDNSGSHGSPISGKLEGIFFSCNTEFNTGKTPQDSPYGRHRFEVRADTFFNPNTNLYFGDFYCMYTAYHYVILVLAPKGSRGDDFCKQRLPSLDITNNRFLTCKQDEQGDGGLVFHHAQDVILEVIYTEPVDLALGTVAEISGHQLMSMSTVNAKKDPSCKTCNISVGR; translated from the exons ATGGAGGTACCAGGCTTGGCGCACAACATCACCAGTCCATTAAGTCCCTGCGAGGGGATGATCAAGGACCTGAGCTTGGACGCCATACAGTTATGCGAACGAGATG GAAGTAAATCCCAGGATGGCAGTATCTCTGAGATGGAGGAGCTTCCTGTTCCGCAGAACATCAAGATCAGCAACATCACCTGCGACTCCTTCAAGATCTGCTGGGACATGGAGCCACGTAGCAAGGAGCGCATTACACACTATTTCATTGACCTGAACAAGAAGGAGAACAAGAACTCAAATAAGTTCAAACACAAG GATGTTCCTACCAAGCTGGTGGCCAAGGCAGTGCCCCTGCCCATGACTGTTCGGGGCCACTGGTTCCTGAGCCCACGCACAGAGTACACCGTGGCCGTCCAGACTGCATCAAAACAGACTGACGGGGACTATGCTGTCTCGGAGTGGAGTGAAATCATTGAGTTCTGCACTGCTG ATTATTCCACAGTGCATCTAAACCAGCTGCTGGAAAAGGCAGAGGTCATCGCTGGCCGGATGCTGCGTTTCTCTGTCTTCTACAGGAACCAGAATAAAGAGTACTTTGATCATGCCAG GGAGGCGCAGGAGAACCGGATGCTGCCTTCAGTGAAGGACAACAGTGGCAGTCACGGCTCACCCATCAGTGGCAAGCTGGAGGGCATTTTCTTCAGCTGCAACACAGAGTTCAACACAGGCAAAACGCCACAGGACTCCCCTTATGGCCGCCATCGCTTTGAGGTCCGCGCTGACACTTTCTTCAACCCCAACACCAACCTGTACTTCGGGGATTTCTACTGCATGTATACAGCCTATCACTATGTCATCCTGGTCCTGGCACCGAAGGGCTCGAGAGGTGACGACTTCTGTAAGCAGAGGCTCCCCTCTCTCGACATCACCAACAACCGTTTCCTCACCTGCAAGCAGGATGAACAGGGTGACGGCGGTCTGGTGTTCCACCACGCTCAGGACGTGATCCTGGAGGTGATCTACACGGAGCCTGTGGACCTGGCATTGGGCACAGTGGCTGAGATCAGTGGGCACCAGCTGATGAGTATGTCTACAGTAAACGCCAAGAAGGACCCCAGCTGCAAGACCTGCAACATCAGTGTGGGACGCTAA